One Microplitis demolitor isolate Queensland-Clemson2020A chromosome 2, iyMicDemo2.1a, whole genome shotgun sequence DNA segment encodes these proteins:
- the LOC128667333 gene encoding uncharacterized protein LOC128667333: MSASRTKVTAIINNVVSVKQTQEVVEVFQKSKFSAYVDETTDNTNDKWMTLMTRYVDPDSLMIRTKLIQLIHVDATDCCATILLEEFTNGLEQNKIPLDNLIGLACDNAPVMVGINNSFQKHLTKRLPHLLTIPCICHSLALIARDACKAAIPAEIDEIISGIPNSVNGSPKRLAEFAVFQEGFNQKSKLLRFAPTRWLSRQIAISRILDNWDAMLSYLTEQSLMNNVAVATKLLNIMNNPVTKAYLLFLKFALDSLENMNAQFQSSETLVHKLQPSSKKLFEEVLQRFMKPDLLDPTIFKAINIDLKSIENHRDESEVDVGTDCEDYLRSQLELEIPESVINEVRSQCKKFFRLHLLLYSFQLCGFY; the protein is encoded by the coding sequence ATGAGTGCAAGTAGAACCAAAGTTACTGCAATTATCAACAACGTCGTCAGCGTTAAACAAACACAAGAAGTCGTAGAAGTTTTCCAAAAATCTAAGTTTTCAGCTTATGTTGACGAGACTACTGATAACACCAACGACAAATGGATGACATTGATGACTCGCTATGTTGATCCAGATTCTTTGATGATAAGGACTAAGTTAATACAATTAATTCACGTTGATGCCACCGACTGTTGTGCTACGATACTTCTTGAGGAATTTACAAATGGTTtggaacaaaataaaattcccctggataatttaattggacTTGCTTGTGATAATGCACCAGTGATGGTtggtataaataattcattccaGAAGCATTTAACCAAACGTCTTCCACATCTTTTGACAATACCATGTATATGTCATTCTTTAGCGCTAATCGCTAGAGACGCTTGCAAAGCTGCGATTCCAGCTGAAATCGATGAAATCATCTCAGGAATTCCGAACTCCGTCAATGGTAGTCCTAAACGTTTAGCTGAATTTGCTGTTTTTCAGGAGGgttttaatcaaaaatctaAACTTTTGCGATTTGCTCCGACAAGGTGGTTGTCTCGTCAAATCGCTATTTCTAGGATTTTGGATAATTGGGACGCGATGCTTTCTTATTTGACCGAACAATCTCTTATGAATAATGTTGCAGTTGCAACAAAATTGCTTAATATCATGAATAATCCCGTGACAAAAGCATAtctgctttttttaaaatttgcacTTGACTCTTTGGAAAATATGAATGCACAGTTTCAATCCAGTGAAACATTAGTCCATAAATTACAACCTTCTTCAAAGAAATTGTTCGAAGAAGTACTTCAAAGGTTTATGAAACCAGATTTATTGGATCCTACAATCTTTAAGGCTATAAACATTGACTTAAAATCCATTGAGAACCACCGTGATGAATCTGAAGTTGATGTTGGAACCGATTGCGAAGATTATTTAAGGAGCCAATTAGAATTAGAAATTCCTGAATCAGTCATTAATGAAGTTCGCTCccaatgtaaaaaattttttcgtcttCATCTGTTACTGTACAGTTTCCAACTTTGCGGGTTTTATTGA